From a region of the Aeoliella mucimassa genome:
- a CDS encoding ParB N-terminal domain-containing protein: MHIIDRVKELRRVPASELKPNPRNWRIHPAQQQDALRGVLADVGFADAVVARELPDGTLELVDGHLRAETMGDALVPVLVVDLDDQQATKVLLTHDALAEMATVDRTNFTSLMGDVTFEHDSVIAMLEKLEAETPSPTTEDHRPEVEIPELYQVVAECENELEQQSLYERLRDEGYKCRVLSL, translated from the coding sequence ATGCACATTATCGATCGAGTCAAAGAGCTGCGGCGCGTGCCGGCCAGCGAGTTAAAACCGAACCCGCGGAACTGGCGGATTCATCCTGCTCAGCAGCAAGACGCATTGCGCGGCGTGCTGGCCGATGTTGGTTTTGCCGACGCGGTTGTCGCCCGCGAACTACCCGATGGCACCTTGGAACTAGTCGACGGCCACCTGCGTGCCGAGACGATGGGCGACGCTCTGGTGCCAGTGCTGGTGGTCGACCTCGACGATCAGCAAGCGACCAAAGTGCTGCTGACGCACGACGCTTTGGCCGAGATGGCAACGGTCGATCGCACGAACTTCACCAGCCTGATGGGCGACGTGACCTTCGAACACGATTCGGTGATCGCAATGCTCGAGAAGCTCGAAGCGGAGACCCCCAGCCCAACGACCGAAGACCACCGCCCCGAAGTCGAGATCCCCGAGCTGTATCAAGTGGTCGCCGAGTGCGAGAACGAACTCGAACAACAGTCGCTCTACGAACGCCTACGCGACGAAGGCTACAAGTGCCGCGTCCTGTCGTTGTAA
- a CDS encoding ABC transporter ATP-binding protein: MHISLSCPVHESFRVQQLAGMFDVPLAERLTESFEVELPGDDEPWQVGLIVGPSGSGKTSVARRAFGDSFYTERPWPTDRAVIDGFGDLSVRQTTELLTAVGLSSPPSWIKPYQVLSNGERFRCDLARSLASTSHTNDRGEAKPISSATRGEAVSLSPPPGGEGRGEGGKPPRKIVAFDEFTSVVDRNVAKVCSAAVARAVRQQRVACRFVAVTCHYDVAEWLEADWVLDMASRTLTRRCLRRPPVELQVHRTDARAWPLFARHHYLSGSLAPQSECYLTTWQGEPVNFCATIPVIGYRGRRRFTRIVTLPDYQGIGIGMRSVAAVAELHRQRGHRVSVTSSHPALIGHCRRSMRWKAVSVKKAGQAKRHGSGFSNYRSSTGRAVVSFAYLGEPSPLQIQQEIA, from the coding sequence ATGCATATCTCCCTTTCCTGTCCAGTGCACGAGTCGTTTCGCGTGCAGCAACTGGCCGGCATGTTCGACGTGCCGTTGGCCGAGCGATTGACCGAGTCGTTCGAAGTCGAACTGCCCGGCGACGACGAGCCCTGGCAAGTCGGGCTGATCGTCGGCCCCAGCGGCAGCGGCAAAACGAGCGTCGCCCGCCGTGCGTTTGGCGACTCGTTCTACACCGAGCGGCCCTGGCCGACCGACCGGGCGGTGATCGACGGCTTCGGCGACCTGTCGGTCCGCCAGACTACCGAGCTGCTAACAGCGGTCGGGCTTAGCTCGCCGCCGTCGTGGATTAAACCGTATCAGGTGCTCTCCAACGGCGAACGCTTCCGCTGCGACCTGGCCCGAAGCCTCGCGTCCACGAGTCACACGAACGATCGAGGGGAGGCCAAACCAATTTCCTCTGCGACGCGCGGGGAGGCCGTATCTCTTTCCCCTCCCCCTGGCGGGGAGGGGCGAGGGGAGGGGGGCAAACCACCGAGAAAAATCGTCGCCTTCGACGAGTTCACCAGCGTGGTCGATCGCAACGTGGCCAAGGTCTGCTCGGCCGCGGTCGCTCGGGCGGTGCGTCAACAGCGGGTCGCGTGTCGATTCGTCGCGGTCACTTGTCACTACGACGTGGCCGAGTGGCTCGAGGCCGATTGGGTGCTCGACATGGCGAGTCGCACGCTCACGCGGAGGTGTCTTCGGCGACCCCCCGTCGAGTTACAAGTACACCGCACCGACGCTCGTGCGTGGCCGCTGTTTGCGCGCCATCACTATCTAAGTGGTTCGCTCGCTCCGCAAAGCGAGTGCTACCTGACCACCTGGCAAGGCGAGCCGGTGAACTTCTGCGCTACGATTCCGGTGATCGGTTATCGCGGCCGTCGACGCTTCACCCGCATCGTCACGCTGCCCGACTACCAAGGCATCGGCATCGGCATGCGAAGCGTCGCCGCGGTGGCCGAGTTGCATCGCCAGCGCGGGCATCGCGTGAGTGTCACCAGCAGCCACCCCGCACTTATCGGGCATTGCCGGCGGTCGATGCGTTGGAAAGCAGTAAGCGTCAAGAAAGCTGGCCAGGCGAAACGCCACGGCAGCGGATTCAGCAACTATCGCAGCAGCACCGGGCGAGCGGTCGTGTCGTTCGCGTACCTCGGTGAGCCTTCCCCACTACAAATCCAACAGGAAATCGCATGA